TGAGGGTTGCGGTCCAGGGTGGCACGCCCCACCGTGGTGTGCGGGAAGCCGGTCCGGGCGAGCGGGGCCACCCGTGTGAAGCAGAGCTGTGGCGGCGCTTAAGAAAAGCTCGATGGACCGGGCCGGGTGAAGTGCGGCAGATTGCTGGGCGAATCCACATGTCTTCCCGGATGCGGGGCCCTTCGGGCTGCTCGCGCCCGGGCCCTCACCACAGGAGCCGTAGCGTGAAGGCGCTGGTCAAGGAGAAGGCGGAGCCCGGGCTGTGGCTCGCGGACGTCCCCGAGCCGGCCGTCGGGCCCGGCGACGTGCTGATCAGGGTGCTGCGCACCGGTATCTGCGGCACCGATCTGCACATCCGGTCCTGGGACGGCTGGGCGCAGCAGACGATCCGCACCCCGCTCGTGCTCGGGCACGAGTTCGTCGGCGAGGTCGCCGGCATCGGCCGCGATGTCGCCGACATCCAGGTGGGGGACCGGGTCAGCGGCGAGGGGCACCTCGTCTGCGGCAAGTGCCGCAACTGTCTCGCCGGGCGACGCCATCTGTGCCGGGCCACCGTGGGGCTCGGCGTCGGCCGTGACGGCGCCTTCGCGGAGTACGTCGCCCTGCCCGCAGCCAACGTGTGGGTGCACCGGGTGCCGGTGGACCTCGACGTGGCGGCGATCTTCGACCCGTTCGGCAACGCCGTGCACACCGCGCTGTCCTTCCCGCTCGTCGGCGAGGACGTCCTGATCACCGGCGCCGGACCGATCGGGCTGATGGCCGCCGCGGTCGCCCGGCACGCGGGTGCCCGCAACGTCGTCGTCACCGACGTCAGCGAGGAGCGGCTGGAGCTGGCCCGCAAGATCGGTGCGAGCCTTGCGCTGAACGTGTCGCGGGCGTCCATCGCCGACGGGCAGCGTGAGCTGGGGCTGCGCGAGGGCTTCGACATCGGTCTGGAGATGTCCGGCCGGCCCGCGGCGCTGCGCGACATGATCGCCAACATGACGCACGGCGGCCGGATCGCAATGCTGGGGCTGCCCGCCGAGGAGTTCCCCGTCGACTGGGCCCGGATCGTCACCTCGATGATCACGATCAAGGGCATCTACGGCCGCGAGATGTTCGAGACCTGGTACGCGATGTCGGTGCTGCTGGAGGGCGGCCTCGACCTCGCCCCCGTGATCACCGGCCGGTACGGCTACCGCGACTTCGAGTCGGCCTTCGCCGACGCGGCGAGCGGCCGCGGCGGCAAGGTCATCCTCGACTGGACCGCGTAAGTCACCCGCATTTCTTAGGAGCTTCCCCATGTTCGACTCCGTGCGCGACGACGTGCGCGCCACCCTCGACGAGATCCGCGCCGCCGGTCTGCACAAGCCCGAGCGGGTCATCGGCAGCCCGCAGTCGGCGACGGTCGCCGTCACCGCGGGCGGCCGGCCCGGCGAGGTCCTCAACTTCTGCGCCAACAACTACCTCGGCCTCGCCGACCACCCCGAGGTCGTCGCCGCCGCCCACGAGGCCCTCGACCGCTGGGGCTACGGCATGGCGTCGGTGCGCTTCATCTGCGGGACGCAGGAGGTGCACAAGGAGCTGGAGGCCAGGCTGTCGGCCTTCCTCGGCCAGGAGGACACGATCCTGTACTCCTCCTGCTTCGACGCCAACGGTGGGGTCTTCGAGACGCTCCTCGGCCCCGAGGACGCGGTGATCTCCGACGCTCTCAACCACGCCTCGATCATCGACGGCATCCGGCTGTCCAAGGCCCGCCGGTTCCGCTACGCCAACCGTGATCTGGCGGACCTGGAGCGGCAGTTGAAGGACGCCTCCGACGCGCGGCGCCGGCTGGTCGTCACCGACGGCGTCTTCTCGATGGACGGCTATGTGGCGCCCCTCGCCGAGATCTGCGACCTCGCCGAGCGCTACGACGCCATGGTCATGGTCGACGACTCGCACGCGGTCGGCTTCGTCGGTCCCGGCGGCCGCGGCACGCCCGAGCTGCACGGGGTGATGGACCGCGTCGACATCATCACCGGCACCCTGGGCAAGGCGCTGGGCGGCGCGTCCGGCGGCTATGTGGCGGCCCGGGCGGAGATCGTCGCCCTGCTCCGCCAGCGCTCCCGCCCGTACCTCTTCTCCAACACCCTCGCCCCGGTCATCGCCGCCGCCTCGCTGAAGGTCCTCGACCTGCTGGAGTCGGCCGACGACCTGCGGGTGCGGCTCGCCGAGAACACCGCCCTGTTCCGCCGCCGGATGACCGACGAGGGCTTCGACATCCTGCCCGGCGACCACGCCATCGCGCCCGTGATGATCGGCGACGCGGCGAAGGCGGGCCGGATGGCCGAACTGCTGCTGGAGCGCGGGGTGTACGTGATCGGTTTCTCCTACCCGGTGGTCCCGCAGGACCGGGCCCGTATCCGGGTCCAGCTGTCCGCCGCGCACTCCACGGACGACGTCCACCGCGCGGTCGACGCCTTCGTCGCGGCGCGGTCGGAACTGGAAGCGTCCGAGCCGCAGGCGGTCTGAACACAGCGGGACCGGGGCCGACGGCGGTCTCGGCCAGTGGCCGCCCGGGTCGGTGGCCGCCCGGGTCGGTGGTGGCCCGGGTCGGTGGTGGCCCGGGCCGAGTGGCCGTCCCGGTCGTCCTGGCGGTGGCCGTCCTGGCGGTGGCCGTCCTGGCCGGTGGCCGTCCTGCGTCCTGGCCGGTGGCCGTCCTGGCCGGTGGCCGTCCTGCGTCCTGGCCGGTGGCCGTCCTGGCTGGAGGCTGTCTGTGCCGGTGCCGGTGCCGGTCTCGGATGGTGGCCGTCCGGGTCGGTGGTGGCCCGAGCCGGTGGCTGTCCAACCTTGTGACGGTCTCGGACGGTGGCCGCCGGGCCGGGAGGCGGTCTGAGCGGCCCGGACATATTGCGATAATCGATCCATGATCGAAGCGCGGCGGCTCCATATCCTCCGTGCGGTGGCCGACCACCGCACGGTGACCGCGGCAGCCGCCGCGCTGTATCTCACCCCGTCCGCCGTCTCCCAGCAGCTGACGGCCCTGGAGCAGGAGACCGGCCACCGGCTGGTCGAGCGGAGCGCCAAGGGCGTACGGCTCACCCCGGCCGGCGAGATCCTGCTCGCCCACACCAACGCCGTCCTCGCCCAGCTGGAGCGGGCCGAGGCGGAACTGGCCGCCTACAGCTCCGGAGCGGCCGGCACGGTCACGGTCGCCGCCTTCGCGACGGGCATCGCCCTGGTCGTGGCGCCCGCGGTGGCCCGGCTGGCCGGTACCGCCCCGGGGATCCGGATCCGGGTCCAGGACGCCGAGGGCGACGCCAGTCTGCCGATGGTGCTCGACCGGCAGGTCGATGTCGCGGTGGCCGTCGAGTACCGCGGGGCCCCGGCCGCCGACGATCCGAGGCTCGCGCACGTCCCGCTCTACGCCGAGCCCTTCGACGCGGTCGTCCCGGTCAGCCACCGTCTCGCCGACGCCCCCGAGGTTCCGCTCGCCGAACTGGCCAAGGACCCGTGGATCGGCCCCTACCCGGGCAACCCCTGCCATGACGTGGTCGTCCTGGCCTGCGAGAACGCCGGCTTCCAGCCTCGTCTGGAGCACTCCTCGGACGACTTCCGCGCGGTCGTCGCACTGGCCTCGGCCGACGCGGGCGTGGCGCTCGTCCCGCGTTCGGCGCTGCGCGGCATGGACCTCACGGGGGTGGTCGTACGGCCCGTCGACGGGGTGGCGCCGACCCGGAGGGTCTTCGCGGCCGTCCGCCGGGGAGCGGAGGGGCATCCGCTGATCCGGCCGGTGCTGGAGGCGCTGGGCGAGGCCGCCCGGGTGTGAGCCTTCCGTAACAGCGCCGTCTCATATCCGGGATAGCGTCCCGGATATGAGACATGAGACAGGCGGAGCGGAGACGGTCGGGTCGCCGGACCCCGTCGACGTGCGGATCGCCGGCCGGCTGGCCGAGTTGCGGGCCGAACGCGGTTGGTCGCTGGGGGAGTTGGCGGAACGCAGCGGGGTGAGCCGGTCCACCCTGTCACGGGCCGAGCGGGCGGAGACCAGTCCGACCGCCGCGCTGCTCAACCGTCTCTGCCATGTCTACGGGCGGACCATGTCCCGGCTGCTGAGCGAGGTGGAGGCGGAGCCCGCGCCGCTGGTGCGCGCCGACGAGCAGTCCGTCTGGGAGGACCGGGCCTCCGGGTTCGTCCGGCGGTCCGTGTCGCCGCCGCACCCCGCGCTGCGCGGCGAACTGGTCGAGGGCCGGCTCGCCGTGGGCGCCGACCTCGCCTACGACCGGCCGCCCGTGGCGGGCCTGGAACAGCACATCTGGGTGCTGGAGGGCGCCCTCGAGGTGACGGCCGAGGGCACCGCGCATCACCTCGGTGCCGGGGACTGTCTGCGCCTGCGGGTGTGGGGGCCGACCCGGTTCCGGTGCGCGGGCGACGAGGACGTGCGGTACGTGCTCGCGGTGGTGCTGCCATGACCGTGACCCGGCTCGACGCCCCCCGACTGCGCGCCCGCGCGGCGGAGTTGGCCGACCTGCTGATCGACGCGGTGGACGACGGCGCCTCGCTCGGCTTCCTCGCCCCGCTCGACCGGACGGTGGCCGAGCACTGGTGGAAGGACCGCGCCGAGGGTGTCGCCGCCGGGCGGCTCGCGGTCTGGGCGGCGCAGGACGGGGACCGTGTCGTCGGCACCGTCGGCCTGGCCTTCCCCGACAAGCCCAACAGCCGCCACCGCGCCGAACTCGTCAAGCTGATGGTCCACCGGGACGCCCGCGGGAAGGGCCTCGGCCGCACCCTGCTGACCGCCGCCGAGGAGAGCGCCGTCGCGGCCGGTGTCACCCTGCTGCACCTGGACACCGAGACCGACAGCCCCGCCGAGCACCTGTACCGCACCGCCGGGTGGACCAGGGCCGGGGTGATCCCGGACTACGCGGCGAGCCCGGCCGGGGTTCTCCGCCCGACCACCCTGTACTACAAGCACGTCGCCGTCGGGTGACTGTCAGTGGCAGCGGCTACGGTGCGGAGCATGCCGGACGCCGAAGACGTACGCCGTATCGCCCTGTCCCTGCCGGACACCACGGAGAAGATCTCCTGGAGCATGCCCACCTTCCGGGTCGCGGGGAAGATGTTCGCCACACTGCCCGAGGAGGAGACCTCCCTCGCCGTGCGCTGCCCCAAGGAGGAGCGCGACGAACTGGTGCTCGCCGAACCCGGGAAGTTCTGGATCGCCGACCACGAGGCCCAGTTCGCCTGGGTACGGGCCCGCCTCGCCGCGCTGGAGGACGAGGACGAGCTGCGGGACATCCTCGCCGACTCATGGCGCCAGGCGGCCCCGACGCGACTGCTCGAGGCGTACCCGGAACTGGGGGCGGCCCCGGGGGACTGACGGTGCCCGACGGCCGGGGCGCGGGAAACGGGTGCGCGACCACCGACCCGAGTGCGGTATGGTTTCCATGCGTGTTCGGCCAGGGGAAACCCCAGGTCAGGCAGGCAACGGGACGTGGCGCAGCTTGGTAGCGCACTTGACTGGGGGTCAAGGGGTCGCAGGTTCAAATCCTGTCGTCCCGACCAGCTTCATCGCAGGTCGGAAGGTCGTTTCCACGAAAGTGTGGAAGCGGCCTTCGTTGTTTTCCACGCGGTGAAGCGCGGCGGGACGCGGTGACGTGTCCGCGCCGTCCCGTGCTGTGAGTCGGCCGGACTACCTGTGGATTCGCCCAACCCCGAGTGACGCCCCGCGGCCCCGCTGCCAGGATGAGGCGCCATGACCGCAGGGCACGGCAAGGCCGACAAGCACCGCAGGCTCCACGACACCGCCAAGGCCGAGAAGCACGAGAGGCACCGGACACCGCACGGCCCGGGACGCGCGAAGCGGGCCGGCAAGGCGGCACCGGCCGACGAGTCGACGACCGCGCTGGCGCTGGCCGCGCGGGCCGGGGACGCGGCGGCCGTCGAGGGGTTCGTGCGGGCCCTGCACCACGACGTGGTGCGGTACGTGGCCCATCTGAGCGCCGACCCGCAGGCGGCGGACGATCTGGCGCAGGACACGTTCCTGCGGGCGCTGAGCGGTCTGCACCGGTTCGAGGGACGCTCCTCGGCGCGGGCGTGGCTGCTGTCCATCGCGCGCCGGGCGGTGATGGACAGCTTCCGGTCCGCCGCCGTCCGGCCGCGCCTGTCGGACCAGGCCGACTGGCAGACGGCCGTCGAGCTGGCCCAGCCGCGCGGACTGCCCGGCTTCGACGACGGTGTCGTCCTGCTGGATCTGCTGGCCGCGCTGCCGGAGGACCGGCGGGAGGCGTTCGTGCTGACCCAGCTGCTGGGACTGCCCTACGCGGAGGCGGCCGAGGTGAGCGACTGCCCGGTCGGCACCGTCCGCTCGCGGGTGGCCCGCGCCCGTGCCACACTGGCCGGCCTGCTCACCGAGGCGGGCGAGCCTACCGCCGGCGCAGCCCCCGCAGCTCATCGACCTTCGTCAGCCGGGCCAGAGCGAGGTAGACCAGGACGAGGGTGAGGGAGCCGGCCGCGAGGGCGGTCGCGGTCGACAGGGTGCCGCCGCCCAGCGAGGCCGCGCACGCGGCGGCGGCCCGGCCCGCGGCGGCGGCGAGGCCCGCCGCCACCAGCAGCTTGGTGTACGTGCGCCGCAGCGCGCCGTCGTCCAGGCGACCGCCGGTCCGGCCGCGCAGCCGGCGCGCCGTGAGGGCCAGCCCCGCCAGGTAGGACAGCGTGCAGGCCCCGGCCATGCCGGTCACCGCCCAGCGGTCGGGCAGCAGCAGATGGCAGGCGGTGGCCAGCGCGATGTTCACCGCCGCGATCCACAGCGCCATGAAGAACGGCGTACGGGTGTCCTCGAACGCGTAGAAGCCACGCAGGAGGACGTACTGCGCGGAGAACGGGATCAGGCCGAGACCGAACGCCTGGAGCATGTGGCCGAGCGGCTGCGCGGAGGCCGCGTCGGCCGCGCCGTGCGCGAACAGCAGGGTGGCGATCCGCGGGCCGAGGGCCAGGAACAGGAACGCGGCCGGGACGATGACGACCCCGCTCACCCGCAGCCCGCGCGACAGATCGGCGCGCACGTCCGCGATCCGGCCCTGCGCCACGGCCCGGCTCATACGGGGCAGCAGCGCGGTCACCAGGGAGACGGTGACCACCGACTGCGGCAGCATCCAGATGGTCTGCGCGTACGTGTACGCCGTGTAGCCCGCGCCGGCGTCCGGCAGCCTCTGATCGACGGTGTTGGCGTAGTTGGTCACCACCGTCAGCGAGACGAGGTTCGTCAGGACGAGCAGCAGCGTCCACTTGGCGGCGTGCACACCGGAACCCAGGCCGGAGCCGCGCCAGTCGAACCGCGGGCGGAAGCGGAACCCGGCGGCCCGCGCGAACGGGACCAGCGCGAGGGCCTGCACCGCGATGCCGACGGTCGTCCCGACGCCCAGCAGCCGGACCTGGGCGTCGGTGATGTCCGCGACCTCCGTCGGCACGGTCATGAGGCCGAGGTAGGCGCCGAACATGCCCAGCAGGACGACGTTGTTGAGGACCGGCGTCCACATCATCGCGCCGAACCGCTCCCGGGCGTTGAGGACTTGGCCGTAGATGTTGAACAGGCCGTAGAAGAAGATCTGCGGGAGCAGGAACCGGGCGAAGACCACGGTGAGCCGGTAGGCCTCGTGGTTGTCCGGGCTGTCGCGCATGTACAGCGAGACGATCTGCGGGGCCGCCCACACCGCCAGCGCCGTCCCCACGGCGAGGACCGACACGACCAGGGTGACGAGCCGCTGCTCGTAGGCCCGCCCGCCGTCCGGGTGGGTCGCCCTCGCCCGCACCAGCTGCGGCACCAGCACGGCGTTCAGCGCGCCGCCGATCAGCAGGGTGTAGAGGCTGGTCGGCACCGTGTTCGCGGTGTTGTACGTACTGGCCAGCAGACCGGTGCCCAGGGCGGCGGCCTGGAGGACCTGGCGGATCAGCCCGGTCGCCCGGGACGCGATGGTGCCCAGCGCCATCAGCAGCGACGAACGGGCCGCCCCGCCCTTGCGGACCTCGTGTTCCTCGACCTGC
The sequence above is a segment of the Streptomyces asoensis genome. Coding sequences within it:
- the tdh gene encoding L-threonine 3-dehydrogenase is translated as MKALVKEKAEPGLWLADVPEPAVGPGDVLIRVLRTGICGTDLHIRSWDGWAQQTIRTPLVLGHEFVGEVAGIGRDVADIQVGDRVSGEGHLVCGKCRNCLAGRRHLCRATVGLGVGRDGAFAEYVALPAANVWVHRVPVDLDVAAIFDPFGNAVHTALSFPLVGEDVLITGAGPIGLMAAAVARHAGARNVVVTDVSEERLELARKIGASLALNVSRASIADGQRELGLREGFDIGLEMSGRPAALRDMIANMTHGGRIAMLGLPAEEFPVDWARIVTSMITIKGIYGREMFETWYAMSVLLEGGLDLAPVITGRYGYRDFESAFADAASGRGGKVILDWTA
- a CDS encoding glycine C-acetyltransferase, translating into MFDSVRDDVRATLDEIRAAGLHKPERVIGSPQSATVAVTAGGRPGEVLNFCANNYLGLADHPEVVAAAHEALDRWGYGMASVRFICGTQEVHKELEARLSAFLGQEDTILYSSCFDANGGVFETLLGPEDAVISDALNHASIIDGIRLSKARRFRYANRDLADLERQLKDASDARRRLVVTDGVFSMDGYVAPLAEICDLAERYDAMVMVDDSHAVGFVGPGGRGTPELHGVMDRVDIITGTLGKALGGASGGYVAARAEIVALLRQRSRPYLFSNTLAPVIAAASLKVLDLLESADDLRVRLAENTALFRRRMTDEGFDILPGDHAIAPVMIGDAAKAGRMAELLLERGVYVIGFSYPVVPQDRARIRVQLSAAHSTDDVHRAVDAFVAARSELEASEPQAV
- a CDS encoding LysR family transcriptional regulator; protein product: MIEARRLHILRAVADHRTVTAAAAALYLTPSAVSQQLTALEQETGHRLVERSAKGVRLTPAGEILLAHTNAVLAQLERAEAELAAYSSGAAGTVTVAAFATGIALVVAPAVARLAGTAPGIRIRVQDAEGDASLPMVLDRQVDVAVAVEYRGAPAADDPRLAHVPLYAEPFDAVVPVSHRLADAPEVPLAELAKDPWIGPYPGNPCHDVVVLACENAGFQPRLEHSSDDFRAVVALASADAGVALVPRSALRGMDLTGVVVRPVDGVAPTRRVFAAVRRGAEGHPLIRPVLEALGEAARV
- a CDS encoding helix-turn-helix domain-containing protein, yielding MRHETGGAETVGSPDPVDVRIAGRLAELRAERGWSLGELAERSGVSRSTLSRAERAETSPTAALLNRLCHVYGRTMSRLLSEVEAEPAPLVRADEQSVWEDRASGFVRRSVSPPHPALRGELVEGRLAVGADLAYDRPPVAGLEQHIWVLEGALEVTAEGTAHHLGAGDCLRLRVWGPTRFRCAGDEDVRYVLAVVLP
- a CDS encoding GNAT family N-acetyltransferase, translating into MTVTRLDAPRLRARAAELADLLIDAVDDGASLGFLAPLDRTVAEHWWKDRAEGVAAGRLAVWAAQDGDRVVGTVGLAFPDKPNSRHRAELVKLMVHRDARGKGLGRTLLTAAEESAVAAGVTLLHLDTETDSPAEHLYRTAGWTRAGVIPDYAASPAGVLRPTTLYYKHVAVG
- a CDS encoding MmcQ/YjbR family DNA-binding protein, whose translation is MPDAEDVRRIALSLPDTTEKISWSMPTFRVAGKMFATLPEEETSLAVRCPKEERDELVLAEPGKFWIADHEAQFAWVRARLAALEDEDELRDILADSWRQAAPTRLLEAYPELGAAPGD
- a CDS encoding sigma-70 family RNA polymerase sigma factor, which gives rise to MTAGHGKADKHRRLHDTAKAEKHERHRTPHGPGRAKRAGKAAPADESTTALALAARAGDAAAVEGFVRALHHDVVRYVAHLSADPQAADDLAQDTFLRALSGLHRFEGRSSARAWLLSIARRAVMDSFRSAAVRPRLSDQADWQTAVELAQPRGLPGFDDGVVLLDLLAALPEDRREAFVLTQLLGLPYAEAAEVSDCPVGTVRSRVARARATLAGLLTEAGEPTAGAAPAAHRPSSAGPERGRPGRG
- the murJ gene encoding murein biosynthesis integral membrane protein MurJ, with protein sequence MGATARRQVEEHEVRKGGAARSSLLMALGTIASRATGLIRQVLQAAALGTGLLASTYNTANTVPTSLYTLLIGGALNAVLVPQLVRARATHPDGGRAYEQRLVTLVVSVLAVGTALAVWAAPQIVSLYMRDSPDNHEAYRLTVVFARFLLPQIFFYGLFNIYGQVLNARERFGAMMWTPVLNNVVLLGMFGAYLGLMTVPTEVADITDAQVRLLGVGTTVGIAVQALALVPFARAAGFRFRPRFDWRGSGLGSGVHAAKWTLLLVLTNLVSLTVVTNYANTVDQRLPDAGAGYTAYTYAQTIWMLPQSVVTVSLVTALLPRMSRAVAQGRIADVRADLSRGLRVSGVVIVPAAFLFLALGPRIATLLFAHGAADAASAQPLGHMLQAFGLGLIPFSAQYVLLRGFYAFEDTRTPFFMALWIAAVNIALATACHLLLPDRWAVTGMAGACTLSYLAGLALTARRLRGRTGGRLDDGALRRTYTKLLVAAGLAAAAGRAAAACAASLGGGTLSTATALAAGSLTLVLVYLALARLTKVDELRGLRRR